Below is a genomic region from Microbacterium galbinum.
ACCAGGTGGTGCCCGAGCTCCAGCTGCGGGGCCTCACCCGGCGCGCGTACGAGGAGAGCACGCTCGGCGAGCGGTTCGGTCGCGCGCGGCCCGAGCGGCGGGTGCCGGAGTCGGTGCTGTCATGAGCGGCCTCGGATTCAGCACGCGGCAGTTGCACGCGGGGGAGCGGCACGACGGGCCGCACGCGCCACGAGCGACACCCATCCACCTGAGCGCCGGCTTCGTTTTCGACGACTTCGATCAGGCGCATGCGCGCTTCGCGGGCGCCGACGAGGGCTTCAGCTACACGCGCGTGGGCAACCCCACGAACGCTGCAGCGGAACGTCGCATCGCCGATCTCGAATCGGGCTCCGCGGCGCTGCTCGTCGGCAGCGGACAGGCCGCGGTCGCGACCACGATCCTCGCCCTCGTCTCGACCGGCGACCACGTGCTCTCCTCGTCGAGCATCTACGAGGGCACCCGCGAACTGCTCCGCGACGACCTCGCGCGCCTCGGTGTGACCGTCGACTTCATCGCGGAGCCGAACGACCTCGCGGCGTGGGAGCGCGGCATCCGTCCGAACACCCGTGTGGTGTTCGCCGAATCGATCCCCAATCCCAAGAACGACGTGCTCGACGTCGCCGCCCTCGCCCGCCTCACCCGTCGGCACGCGATTCCGTTCGTCGTCGACAACACGCTCGCGACGCCCTATCTGCTGCGGCCCCTCGAAGACGGCGCCGACATCGTCGTGCACTCGGCGAGCAAGTTCCTCGCCGGTCACGGCACGGTGCTGGGCGGGGTCATCGTCGACGGCGGCACGTTCCCGTGGGCGGCGCACGCCGACGCCTACCCGCAGATCGCCCGCACGCCGGGGCCCGACGGACTCACCTTCGCCGAGCGCTCACCGCACAC
It encodes:
- a CDS encoding O-acetylhomoserine aminocarboxypropyltransferase/cysteine synthase family protein; this translates as MSGLGFSTRQLHAGERHDGPHAPRATPIHLSAGFVFDDFDQAHARFAGADEGFSYTRVGNPTNAAAERRIADLESGSAALLVGSGQAAVATTILALVSTGDHVLSSSSIYEGTRELLRDDLARLGVTVDFIAEPNDLAAWERGIRPNTRVVFAESIPNPKNDVLDVAALARLTRRHAIPFVVDNTLATPYLLRPLEDGADIVVHSASKFLAGHGTVLGGVIVDGGTFPWAAHADAYPQIARTPGPDGLTFAERSPHTAFLDFARRVAMRYGPVPSPLNAFLILQGIETLSLRVQRQSDSALHLARWLEGHPQVESVDYSGLPSSPHHAVARRYLTRGFGAVLAVTVRGGVDGARAFTNALRVFTRMTHLGDVRSLVLHPATTTHVLRDADELAAAGIHPGLLRLSIGLEDLDDLVADLDRALGEVAGVAGTSSAPAEVPVVEAVSPRRLLAV